From the Lampris incognitus isolate fLamInc1 chromosome 10, fLamInc1.hap2, whole genome shotgun sequence genome, one window contains:
- the samd1a gene encoding sterile alpha motif domain containing 1a translates to MSESKYREWILDTIDSLRSRKARPDLERICRMVRRRHGSEPDRTCAELEKLIAEQTVLKVNYKGSISYRNAAKVQRRSRKKDDITTKRNVVEEASHSDLSNGDSALGPADQDETEDLEADCSMAMDTDSNAEEEGADESQDGLNRPSPGRAFQDDAVQCASAHALSAPCSPSVPRPAPSSCSSPSPSPGSSLDCASAWKAGGRASSLPPSSPRALIHNDWAYDSTVCPAEHQHPGMQKDKAVTVKPAMQPVTTSPHVQKNTAKAEVEGRTEDSSLSADQLVPDNGTRPDETSKVSDGRPQTLPLSPDNCVKFKQKIDIASFTSAEDGVMNGGKSDDLIVKKEKMSQNLLQWTVADVASYFSAAGFPEQAVAFRTQEIDGKSLLLMQRSDVLTGLSIRLGPALKIYERHIKVLQRTHFLEDEDL, encoded by the exons atgtCCGAATCCAAGTACCGCGAGTGGATTTTGGACACTATCGACTCCCTCCGCTCGCGGAAAGCCAGACCAGATCTGGAGAGGATTTGTCGAATGGTCCGGAGACGACATGGGTCCGAGCCAGATCGAACCTGCGCAGAACTCGAGAAACTGATCGCGGAGCAAACTGTGCTGAAAGTTAATTACAAGGGCTCGATTTCGTATCGGAACGCCGCCAAGGTCCAGAGGAGGAGCAGGAAAAAAGATGATATAACGACAAAACGGAATGTGGTGGAAGAAGCCAGTCATTCCGATTTGAGCAACGGGGACAGTGCACTCGGTCCCGCTGACCAAGATGAGACGGAGGATTTGGAG GCGGACTGCTCTATGGCTATGGACACAGACAGTAATGCAGAGGAGGAGGGGGCTGATGAGAGCCAGGATGGGCTGAACAGGCCGTCTCCTGGCCGCGCGTTCCAGGACGATGCCGTGCAGTGTGCTTCTGCCCATGCCCTGTCCGCCCCCTGTTCTCCCTCCGTCCCCCGTCCTGCCCCCAGCTCCTGCTCCAGTCCTAGCCCCAGCCCTGGCTCCAGCCTGGACTGTGCCTCTGCCTGGAAGGCCGGTGGGAGGGCCAGCTCCTTGCCCCCCTCCAGCCCCAGGGCCCTCATACACAATGACTGGGCTTATGATTCTACTGTCTGCCCAGCAGAACACCAGCACCCAGGAATGCAGAAAGACAAAG CCGTAACTGTGAAGCCAGCAATGCAGCCTGTGACTACCAGTCCACATGTGCAGAAGAACACAGCGAAAGCGGAGGTTGAAGGGAGGACCGAGGACAGTAGCCTTTCCGCTGACCAGCTGGTCCCAGACAATGGAACAAGACCG GATGAGACCAGCAAGGTTTCTGATGGAAGACCACAGACACTGCCTCTGTCCCCTGACAACT GCGTCAAGTTCAAACAGAAGATAGACATCGCCTCCTTCACGTCTGCTGAAGACGGCGTCATGAACGGCGGGAAGAGCGATGACCT CattgtgaaaaaagaaaagatgagcCAAAACTTGTTGCAGTGGACTGTGGCAGACGTGGCCAGTTACTTCTCAGCCGCCGGATTCCCTGAGCAGGCCGTGGCTTTTCGAACGCAG GAAATTGATGGGAAGTCCCTCCTCTTGATGCAGCGCAGCGATGTGTTGACCGGCTTGTCCATCCGGCTTGGGCCTGCCCTCAAAATCTACGAGCGTCACATAAAAGTGCTGCAGCGGACCCACTTCCTGGAAGATGAAGACCTCTGA